From the Brassica napus cultivar Da-Ae chromosome A8, Da-Ae, whole genome shotgun sequence genome, one window contains:
- the LOC106387593 gene encoding 50S ribosomal protein L20-like — protein MNKKEIFKLAKGFRGRAKNCIRIARERVEKALQYSYRDRRNKKREMRGLWIERINAGSRQHGVNYGNFIHGLMKENIQLNRKVLSELSMHEPYSFKALVDVSRNSFPGNKNVVQAPRKVDVSSINA, from the exons ATGAACAAGAAGGAGATCTTCAAGCTAGCCAAGGGTTTCAGGGGAAGAGCGAAGAACTGCATAAGAATCGCGAGGGAGAGAGTGGAGAAAGCTCTTCAGTACTCTTACAGAGACAGGCGCAACAAGAAGCGTGAGATGAGAGGTCTCTGGATCGAGCGTATCAACGCCGGCTCTCGTCAGCACGGT GTGAACTACGGTAACTTTATCCACGGACTGATGAAGGAGAACATCCAGCTGAATCGTAAAGTCCTCTCTGAGCTGTCTATGCATGAGCCTTACAGCTTCAAAGCACTCGTGGACGTCTCCCGCAACTCATTCCCTGGAAACAAGAACGTGGTCCAAGCCCCTCGGAAAGTCGACGTTTCATCTATCAATGCCTAG
- the LOC106385285 gene encoding U-box domain-containing protein 52-like isoform X1, producing the protein MWLPKTDATTKGTRSGSVAIAIDNDKTSQNALKWTMENLTSRGQTLALIHVVPKSQSSSDIEEGITHKQQIEKETKHLFVSFHCFCSRKEINCLDVVLEDVDKVKAIVEYVTVSAIENLVLGAPSRNSFMRRFKTDLPTSVSKAAPDFCNVYVIAKSKISSLRSSSRPAPYHPSVLSEFDNHETTENKHKTREGFNLACVSSNSTYILLPCSFFLVSTATTPAYSRGRRSVDSDGPRSGFVKPPQGHMKLMGDFSDSESEYSFINASQQGSDISYISSGRPSVDRSSFTYDLPDSARTSRMSTSSEQSIGSNRLGIKFTDLGFLNNASTASEESGRTSCSYSSQSLGDVEAQMRRLRLELKQTMDMYSSACREALTARNEATELQRLRSEEERRMEELKMTEETAMSMVEKERAKARTATEAAEAAHRLAEAEAKRRLNAEMKALKENDSFPRHSIVRYRKYSVQEIEEGTGNFAESRKVGEGGYGPVFRGHLDHTSVAVKVLRPDAAQGRSQFHKEVEVLSCIRHPNMVLLLGACPEYGILVYEYMAKGSLDDRLFRRGNTPAISWQLRFRIAAEIATGLLFLHQTKPEPIVHRDLKPGNVLLDHNYVSKISDVGLARLVPAVAENVTQCRATSAAGTFCYIDPEYQQTGMLGVKSDVYSLGIMLLQLLTAKQPMGLAYYVEQAVEEGKLIDMLDPAVPDWPLEEAMSLAKLSLQCAELRRKDRPDLGKEVMPVLNRLREMGEESLESVYYAGHGPMSHSSQVSYTSEGRSAPYISNAGSSISNEGSTMSHP; encoded by the exons ATGTGGCTACCGAAAACAGATGCGACAACCAAAGGAACAAGAAGTGGTTCAGTTGCTATTGCAATAGACAACGATAAAACCAGCCAAAATGCTCTTAAATGGACAATGGAGAATCTTACTTCTCGTGGTCAAACTCTTGCTCTTATTCATGTCGTTCCCAAATCTCAATCTTCTTCAG ACATTGAAGAAGGAATAACACATAAGCAGCAGATAGAGAAGGAAACAAAACATCTCTTTGTATCTTTCCACTGTTTTTGCAGCCGTAAGGAG ATTAATTGTCTGGACGTTGTGCTTGAAGATGTAGACAAAGTCAAAGCAATTGTCGAATACGTTACAGTTTCTGCGATTGAGAACTTAGTACTTGGTGCCCCATCAAGAAACAGCTTTATGAG AAGATTCAAAACGGATTTACCAACGAGTGTATCAAAGGCAGCTCCAGATTTTTGCAATGTCTACGTCATTGCCAAAAGCAAAATCTCTTCCCTGCGAAGCTCCTCTCGTCCTGCTCCTTACCATCCATCAGTTCTCAGCGAATTTGACAATCACGAAACCACTGAGAACAAACACAAAACACGTGAAGGTTTCAATCTTGCTTGCGTCTCAAGTAACTCAACATACATTCTCTTACCTTGttcattttttcttgtttcaacAGCTACCACACCAGCATATTCTAGGGGACGAAGATCAGTTGATTCAGATGGTCCAAG ATCAGGGTTTGTGAAACCACCACAAGGACATATGAAACTAATGGGGGACTTCTCAGATTCAGAGTCAGAGTACTCATTCATAAATGCTTCACAACAAGGTTCTGACATCTCCTATATCAGCTCTGGGAGACCGAGTGTAGACCGGTCCTCTTTCACCTACGATCTACCAGACTCGGCAAGAACCTCAAGAATGTCAACTAGCTCAGAGCAGAGTATTGGGTCAAATAGGTTAGGAATCAAGTTTACGGATTTGGGTTTTCTCAATAACGCTTCTACTGCTTCTGAAGAGAGTGGAAGAACCTCTTGCTCCTACTCGTCTCAAAGCTTG GGTGATGTTGAAGCTCAAATGAGGAGACTGCGTTTAGAGCTAAAGCAAACCATGGATATGTATAGCTCAGCTTGCAGAGAAGCTTTAACCGCAAGGAACGag GCGACAGAGCTGCAAAGGCTGAGGTCAGAAGAGGAAAGAAGAATGGAAGAACTAAAGATGACAGAGGAGACAGCAATGTCAATGGTGGAGAAGGAGAGAGCAAAGGCCAGAACAGCCACAGAAGCTGCTGAAGCTGCGCACAGGCTTGCGGAAGCAGAAGCAAAGAGAAGACTAAACGCAGAGATGAAGGCACTGAAAGAAAACGACTCTTTCCCACGACATAGCATCGTCAGGTACAGGAAATACTCTGTTCAAGAAATCGAAGAAGGAACTGGAAACTTCGCAGAGTCAAGAAAAGTTGGAGAAGGAGGGTATGGTCCTGTGTTTAGAGGTCATCTTGATCACACAAGTGTTGCTGTTAAGGTTTTGCGTCCTGACGCTGCTCAAGGAAGATCACAGTTTCACAAAGAG GTTGAAGTACTAAGTTGCATAAGACATCCAAACATGGTCCTTCTCTTAGGAGCCTGTCCAGAATACGGTATCCTCGTCTACGAATACATGGCCAAAGGAAGCTTAGACGACCGCCTCTTCAGACGCGGAAACACTCCCGCCATATCATGGCAACTGCGTTTCAGAATCGCGGCCGAGATCGCCACAGGTCTCCTCTTCCTACACCAGACCAAACCAGAACCAATCGTCCACAGAGACTTGAAACCAGGAAACGTCCTCCTCGACCACAACTACGTCAGCAAGATCAGCGACGTGGGGCTCGCGAGACTCGTCCCCGCGGTAGCAGAGAACGTGACGCAGTGCAGAGCCACGTCAGCTGCGGGCACGTTCTGTTACATCGACCCTGAGTATCAACAAACAGGAATGTTGGGCGTGAAGTCTGATGTTTATTCGCTAGGGATCATGCTCTTGCAGCTTTTGACTGCGAAACAGCCGATGGGTTTGGCTTATTACGTGGAGCAAGCGGTTGAAGAAGGGAAGCTTATAGATATGCTTGACCCTGCGGTACCGGATTGGCCATTGGAGGAAGCTATGTCTCTTGCTAAGTTGTCGTTACAATGTGCTGAGCTGAGAAGAAAAGATAGGCCTGATCTTGGTAAAGAAGTGATGCCTGTGCTTAATAGACTGAGAGAGATGGGTGAAGAGAGTCTTGAAAGTGTGTATTACGCTGGACATGGACCCATGTCACATTCTAGCCAAGTCTCTTATACATCG GAAGGTAGGAGTGCTCCTTATATATCCAATGCAGGTTCTTCTATATCGAATGAAGGATCTACAATGTCACACCCATAG
- the LOC106385285 gene encoding U-box domain-containing protein 35-like isoform X2 encodes MWLPKTDATTKGTRSGSVAIAIDNDKTSQNALKWTMENLTSRGQTLALIHVVPKSQSSSDIEEGITHKQQIEKETKHLFVSFHCFCSRKEINCLDVVLEDVDKVKAIVEYVTVSAIENLVLGAPSRNSFMRRFKTDLPTSVSKAAPDFCNVYVIAKSKISSLRSSSRPAPYHPSVLSEFDNHETTENKHKTREATTPAYSRGRRSVDSDGPRSGFVKPPQGHMKLMGDFSDSESEYSFINASQQGSDISYISSGRPSVDRSSFTYDLPDSARTSRMSTSSEQSIGSNRLGIKFTDLGFLNNASTASEESGRTSCSYSSQSLGDVEAQMRRLRLELKQTMDMYSSACREALTARNEATELQRLRSEEERRMEELKMTEETAMSMVEKERAKARTATEAAEAAHRLAEAEAKRRLNAEMKALKENDSFPRHSIVRYRKYSVQEIEEGTGNFAESRKVGEGGYGPVFRGHLDHTSVAVKVLRPDAAQGRSQFHKEVEVLSCIRHPNMVLLLGACPEYGILVYEYMAKGSLDDRLFRRGNTPAISWQLRFRIAAEIATGLLFLHQTKPEPIVHRDLKPGNVLLDHNYVSKISDVGLARLVPAVAENVTQCRATSAAGTFCYIDPEYQQTGMLGVKSDVYSLGIMLLQLLTAKQPMGLAYYVEQAVEEGKLIDMLDPAVPDWPLEEAMSLAKLSLQCAELRRKDRPDLGKEVMPVLNRLREMGEESLESVYYAGHGPMSHSSQVSYTSEGRSAPYISNAGSSISNEGSTMSHP; translated from the exons ATGTGGCTACCGAAAACAGATGCGACAACCAAAGGAACAAGAAGTGGTTCAGTTGCTATTGCAATAGACAACGATAAAACCAGCCAAAATGCTCTTAAATGGACAATGGAGAATCTTACTTCTCGTGGTCAAACTCTTGCTCTTATTCATGTCGTTCCCAAATCTCAATCTTCTTCAG ACATTGAAGAAGGAATAACACATAAGCAGCAGATAGAGAAGGAAACAAAACATCTCTTTGTATCTTTCCACTGTTTTTGCAGCCGTAAGGAG ATTAATTGTCTGGACGTTGTGCTTGAAGATGTAGACAAAGTCAAAGCAATTGTCGAATACGTTACAGTTTCTGCGATTGAGAACTTAGTACTTGGTGCCCCATCAAGAAACAGCTTTATGAG AAGATTCAAAACGGATTTACCAACGAGTGTATCAAAGGCAGCTCCAGATTTTTGCAATGTCTACGTCATTGCCAAAAGCAAAATCTCTTCCCTGCGAAGCTCCTCTCGTCCTGCTCCTTACCATCCATCAGTTCTCAGCGAATTTGACAATCACGAAACCACTGAGAACAAACACAAAACACGTGAAG CTACCACACCAGCATATTCTAGGGGACGAAGATCAGTTGATTCAGATGGTCCAAG ATCAGGGTTTGTGAAACCACCACAAGGACATATGAAACTAATGGGGGACTTCTCAGATTCAGAGTCAGAGTACTCATTCATAAATGCTTCACAACAAGGTTCTGACATCTCCTATATCAGCTCTGGGAGACCGAGTGTAGACCGGTCCTCTTTCACCTACGATCTACCAGACTCGGCAAGAACCTCAAGAATGTCAACTAGCTCAGAGCAGAGTATTGGGTCAAATAGGTTAGGAATCAAGTTTACGGATTTGGGTTTTCTCAATAACGCTTCTACTGCTTCTGAAGAGAGTGGAAGAACCTCTTGCTCCTACTCGTCTCAAAGCTTG GGTGATGTTGAAGCTCAAATGAGGAGACTGCGTTTAGAGCTAAAGCAAACCATGGATATGTATAGCTCAGCTTGCAGAGAAGCTTTAACCGCAAGGAACGag GCGACAGAGCTGCAAAGGCTGAGGTCAGAAGAGGAAAGAAGAATGGAAGAACTAAAGATGACAGAGGAGACAGCAATGTCAATGGTGGAGAAGGAGAGAGCAAAGGCCAGAACAGCCACAGAAGCTGCTGAAGCTGCGCACAGGCTTGCGGAAGCAGAAGCAAAGAGAAGACTAAACGCAGAGATGAAGGCACTGAAAGAAAACGACTCTTTCCCACGACATAGCATCGTCAGGTACAGGAAATACTCTGTTCAAGAAATCGAAGAAGGAACTGGAAACTTCGCAGAGTCAAGAAAAGTTGGAGAAGGAGGGTATGGTCCTGTGTTTAGAGGTCATCTTGATCACACAAGTGTTGCTGTTAAGGTTTTGCGTCCTGACGCTGCTCAAGGAAGATCACAGTTTCACAAAGAG GTTGAAGTACTAAGTTGCATAAGACATCCAAACATGGTCCTTCTCTTAGGAGCCTGTCCAGAATACGGTATCCTCGTCTACGAATACATGGCCAAAGGAAGCTTAGACGACCGCCTCTTCAGACGCGGAAACACTCCCGCCATATCATGGCAACTGCGTTTCAGAATCGCGGCCGAGATCGCCACAGGTCTCCTCTTCCTACACCAGACCAAACCAGAACCAATCGTCCACAGAGACTTGAAACCAGGAAACGTCCTCCTCGACCACAACTACGTCAGCAAGATCAGCGACGTGGGGCTCGCGAGACTCGTCCCCGCGGTAGCAGAGAACGTGACGCAGTGCAGAGCCACGTCAGCTGCGGGCACGTTCTGTTACATCGACCCTGAGTATCAACAAACAGGAATGTTGGGCGTGAAGTCTGATGTTTATTCGCTAGGGATCATGCTCTTGCAGCTTTTGACTGCGAAACAGCCGATGGGTTTGGCTTATTACGTGGAGCAAGCGGTTGAAGAAGGGAAGCTTATAGATATGCTTGACCCTGCGGTACCGGATTGGCCATTGGAGGAAGCTATGTCTCTTGCTAAGTTGTCGTTACAATGTGCTGAGCTGAGAAGAAAAGATAGGCCTGATCTTGGTAAAGAAGTGATGCCTGTGCTTAATAGACTGAGAGAGATGGGTGAAGAGAGTCTTGAAAGTGTGTATTACGCTGGACATGGACCCATGTCACATTCTAGCCAAGTCTCTTATACATCG GAAGGTAGGAGTGCTCCTTATATATCCAATGCAGGTTCTTCTATATCGAATGAAGGATCTACAATGTCACACCCATAG
- the LOC106387592 gene encoding uncharacterized protein LOC106387592 codes for MGGGEPMDHHQQRISATKSDGVGQGNLYSPDHAIKVATKLDENVGQVQGDLYSPDHAIKIATSPEHKLNSESEEKQRMLGLKSLATVKDKVLEKLAAAAVPSESLENAKQFLEGVIKDFAGAAHGMTKDALHRIKTHLAVILPSVSPSVTGKIVDDAEKEEEDERKSEASSNDGSAGKLPFSKL; via the exons ATGGGAGGAGGAGAACCGATGGATCATCATCAACAACGAATCTCCGCCACGAAATCCGACGGTGTGGGCCAGGGGAACCTCTACTCTCCTGACCACGCGATCAAAGTCGCTACGAAACTCGACGAAAACGTGGGACAGGTCCAGGGGGATCTGTATTCTCCTGACCACGCGATCAAAATCGCTACGAGCCCTGAGCATAAGCTTAACTCTGAGTCTGAGGAGAAGCAGAGGATGTTGGGGCTGAAGAGTCTCGCGACGGTTAAGGACAAAGTACTAGAGAAACTAGCGGCGGCTGCGGTTCCATCGGAGTCGCTGGAAAACGCTAAACAGTTTTTGGAAGGTGTGATTAAGGACTTCGCTGGAGCGGCGCATGGGATGACTAAAGACGCGTTGCACCGGATTAAAACCCATCTCGCTGTTATTCTTCCCTCTGTCTCTCCTTCCGTCACCGGAAAG ATCGTGGACGAtgcggagaaggaagaagaagatgagagaaaGTCAGAAGCGAGCTCCAACGATGGATCCGCCGGAAAGTTACCTTTCTCAAAGCTTTGA
- the LOC106387590 gene encoding uncharacterized protein LOC106387590, producing MSGDSLLASKQGSSLSRFFQTKSVNHSQGLDSPKNTKFHQLYKFELEHDVKRLKDQLQKETALRALLLKASDQSHKIELSHTSSLPRGVQELLSSIVTMEATVTMLEEEIMSLHFLLIQERNERKLAEYSLTHSLSPPNTTDLVKFSKKKDTLRRKDPHRSKVPRSLQSCDNANELSKEMIRCMRNIFVSLGETSAGSKSSQEIVPFSPTRKNASSSSSSTWWSPSEHSRISKWVQSPRIDIKKNSDVLATESNVFDPYRVQGKLSWADIGSYRSATEVASMSVEEKRLGYASDELWRFRHLVERLARVNPTELSHNEKLAFWINIYNALIMHAYLAYGVPKTDLKLFSLMQKAAYTVGGHSYNAATIEFMTLKMNPPLHRPQIALLLSILKLKVSEEQKQAGISTHEPLVSFALSCGMHSSPAVRIYSAENVGEELEDAQKDYIQASVGVSPRGKLIVSKMLHCFAKNFVDDSKVALWISRHLPPRHAAFVEQCIHRRQRWGFLDSSSSKCGVIPFDSRFRYLFLP from the exons ATGTCTGGAGACTCTCTGCTCGCTTCTAAACA AGGAAGTTCTTTGTCCAGATTCTTTCAGACCAAATCAGTTAATCACTCGCAG GGTCTTGATTCTCCCAAGAACACCAAGTTTCACCAGCTTTACAAGTTCGAACTCGAGCATGAT GTGAAGAGATTAAAAGATCAACTGCAAAAAGAGACTGCACTGCGAGCTCTATTGCTAAAAGCTTCTGATCAAAGCCACAAGATTGAGCTGTCGCACACTTCTTCTCTTCCACGTGGT GTTCAAGAACTTCTCTCCAGTATAGTAACTATGGAAGCTACAGTCACTATGCTCGAAGAAGAGATCATGTCTCTACACTTCTTACTGATTCAAGAACGGAACGAGAGGAAACTCGCCGAGTACAGCCTCACACATTCTCTGTCTCCACCT AATACTACAGATTTGGTTAAGTTTTCCAAAAAGAAAGATACATTACGCCGCAAAGATCCTCACAGAAGCAAAGTGCCTAGGTCTCTGCAAAGCTGTGATAACGCTAATGAGCTATCCAAGGAGATGATAAGATGCATGAGAAACATATTTGTATCTCTCGGAGAGACATCTGCTGGTTCCAAATCCTCGCAAGAGATTGTTCCTTTCTCACCTACTCGCAAGAAtgcttcatcatcatcgtcatcaacGTGGTGGTCGCCTTCAGAACACTCGCGGATCTCCAAGTGGGTACAGAGCCCACGGATCGATATCAAGAAGAACTCAGATGTTTTAGCAACGGAGAGCAACGTGTTTGATCCGTATAGAGTCCAAGGAAAGCTGAGCTGGGCTGATATAGGAAGCTACAGATCCGCAACCGAAGTGGCTTCCATGTCTGTTGAGGAGAAACGGCTCGGTTATGCTTCAGATGAGTTATGGAGATTCAG ACACCTTGTCGAAAGACTTGCCAGAGTCAATCCAACAGAGCTAAGCCACAATGAGAAGCTTgccttctggatcaacatataCAATGCCTTGATCATGCAT GCATACTTGGCTTATGGCGTACCAAAAACCGACTTAAAGCTCTTCTCCTTGATGCAAAAG GCTGCTTATACAGTTGGTGGGCATTCATACAACGCAGCAACGATCGAATTCATGACTCTAAAGATGAACCCTCCTCTGCATCGTCCTCAGATT GCTCTGcttctctccattctcaagCTGAAAGTATCAGAAGAACAGAAACAGGCGGGGATAAGTACACATGAGCCTCTAGTGTCCTTCGCTCTCAGCTGCGGAATGCACTCATCCCCAGCG GTGAGGATATACTCAGCGGAGAACGTAGGAGAGGAGCTTGAAGATGCTCAGAAAGATTATATCCAGGCGTCAGTGGGAGTGAGCCCCAGGGGGAAGTTGATTGTATCCAAGATGCTTCACTGTTTTGCTAAGAACTTTGTCGATGACTCCAAGGTTGCTCTGTGGATTTCACGTCACTTGCCTCCTCGCCACGCTGCGTTCGTTGAGCAGTGTATTCACCGGAGACAACGGTGGGGGTTTCTGGATTCATCTAGTAGCAAATGCGGTGTTATTCCTTTTGATTCACGGTTCCGATACTTGTTTCTTCCCTAA
- the LOC106385581 gene encoding uncharacterized protein LOC106385581: protein FLSTLLPATANANAAEETKSEQSQTGAKQKPKKLPTATELISHYQKRGLEPAEASVKVVEDLQNALVRVVSSSKNNASSKDKLLTDARKIDAINGRLAVVDAKLETKPGYVETFVLGLASGAALNGINAVWPHVTRGIGQVWSTVKSGTDPSSAS from the coding sequence tttctatctaCTCTCTTACCGGCGACAGCGAACGCGAACGCGGCGGAGGAAACCAAATCAGAACAAAGCCAAACCGGAGCGAAGCAGAAACCCAAGAAACTCCCAACAGCAACGGAGCTAATCTCTCACTACCAGAAACGAGGCCTCGAACCAGCCGAAGCCTCGGTTAAAGTCGTCGAAGACTTACAAAACGCGCTCGTCCGCGTCGTTTCGTCCTCCAAGAACAACGCCTCCAGCAAGGACAAGCTTTTAACCGACGCGAGGAAAATCGACGCCATTAACGGAAGGCTCGCCGTCGTGGACGCCAAACTGGAGACGAAGCCTGGATACGTTGAGACTTTCGTGTTGGGTTTAGCTTCTGGTGCGGCACTTAACGGGATTAACGCCGTCTGGCCTCACGTTACCAGAGGCATTGGTCAGGTTTGGTCCACCGTTAAGAGTGGGACAGATCCGTCATCGGCTTCTTAA
- the LOC106385649 gene encoding uncharacterized protein LOC106385649, which translates to MGQGKEVKTRPDPQVEIQERGEIFFFYRPKVNKEEAHSVDDVQRLYIVMRPESGENPVEEKQDPLSGKEGSGDEDENNSSKKGGEGGHGVEKVNIEKQILLRFIVMGKKTLPDPSKKSQPFWGFVEMVTKKVEDVKEALKGEEYQTKTRGHRHNPPARAVGEGIYRILRHKPYPTRKHHTHLVYKLEYPSPTEKHEPQESMNIEPEGSFLIQVRNPEQGKGGRGSGFRGLKRKRKAQFPAHLQAHLGHTRFGAADPPDFLNYEGCEFLLISASDDIEKELGVELESGGEGDESSCDLVKTFGDDVDAIPLLRGTWD; encoded by the exons ATGGGACAAGGTAAAGAAGTAAAGACGAGACCAGATCCTCAGGTTGAGATCCAAGAAAGAGGAGAAATATTCTTCTTTTATAGGCCAAAGGTTAACAAAGAAGAAGCTCACAGCGTGGACGATGTTCAAAGGTTATACATAGTCATGCGTCCAGAGTCCGGTGAGAATCCCGTTGAGGAGAAACAAGACCCTCTCTCTGGTAAAGAAGGTTCCGGTGACGAAGACGAGAATAACAGCTCAAAGAAAGGAGGTGAAGGAGGACACGGTGTTGAG aaAGTGAACATCGAGAAACAGATTCTGTTACGATTCATAGTGATGGGTAAGAAAACTCTTCCCGATCCGAGCAAGAAGTCTCAACCTTTCTGGGGGTTCGTAGAAATGGTGACGAAGAAAGTTGAAGATGTAAAAGAAGCTCTTAAAGGAG aggAATACCAGACGAAGACTCGAGGTCATAGACACAATCCTCCCGCAAGAGCTGTCGGAGAAGGAATATACAGAATTCTCCGACATAAACCTTATCCGACAAGAAAACACCATACACATCTTGTCTACAAACTCGAGTATCCATCGCCGACAGAAAAACACGAGCCACAAGAGTCGATGAACATTGAACCGGAAGGCTCTTTCTTGATCCAAGTGCGTAACCCGGAGCAAGGAAAAGGAGGGAGAGGTTCAGGGTTTAGAGGGCTGAAGAGGAAAAGAAAGGCCCAGTTTCCAGCCCATCTTCAGGCCCATTTGGGTCACACCCGGTTTGGAGCAGCCGACCCGCCAGATTTCTTGAATTATGAAGGGTGTGAGTTTTTACTGATATCGGCGTCTGATGATATAGAGAAAGAGTTAGGGGTGGAGTTGGAGTCTGGAGGTGAAGGCGATGAGTCCTCGTGCGATCTTGTGAAGACTTTTGGGGACGATGTGGATGCTATTCCTCTACTTCGCGGCACATGGGACTAA